One stretch of Alcaligenes faecalis DNA includes these proteins:
- a CDS encoding isochorismatase family protein — MSSQSVYERQGFGQGLELEGNVGLLIVDFVNGFADPQAFGGGNILEAIEQTRTVLADARAQNWPVAHSRIIFADDSADRNVFGLKVPGLVQLREHNPASAIVDALKPAPGELVVRKTVPSAFFGTALAAWFAERAVQTLLIAGATTSGCVRASVVDAMSCGLRPFVLADCVGDRAKEPHDASLFDIQQKYGEVRPYADLRPLLVI, encoded by the coding sequence ATGAGCAGCCAGAGTGTTTACGAGCGACAGGGGTTTGGGCAAGGGCTGGAGCTGGAAGGCAATGTCGGGCTGTTAATTGTGGATTTCGTTAACGGTTTTGCAGATCCCCAGGCATTTGGTGGTGGAAATATTCTGGAAGCCATTGAGCAAACGCGCACGGTTCTGGCGGATGCACGGGCACAGAACTGGCCGGTGGCGCACAGCCGCATTATCTTTGCCGATGACAGTGCCGACCGCAATGTATTTGGTCTGAAAGTCCCCGGTTTGGTGCAGCTGCGAGAGCACAATCCAGCCAGTGCGATTGTCGATGCCTTGAAGCCTGCACCGGGTGAACTGGTCGTGCGTAAAACGGTTCCATCGGCCTTCTTTGGAACTGCTTTGGCTGCCTGGTTTGCGGAGCGGGCGGTGCAAACTTTGCTGATTGCTGGCGCCACCACAAGCGGGTGCGTACGTGCCTCTGTCGTGGATGCCATGTCCTGCGGCTTGCGCCCTTTTGTCCTGGCAGATTGCGTGGGTGACCGAGCCAAGGAGCCGCACGACGCGAGCCTGTTTGATATTCAACAGAAGTACGGCGAGGTTCGTCCGTATGCGGACTTGCGCCCCTTGCTGGTGATCTAG